From the genome of Actinomycetota bacterium:
CAAGAATGTTGGCTATCGGACCGATCACCGAGAGCATGTTGAACACAGAGACACTTATCGGAGAGGTCGCGGCCTGCGCAACTATAGTCGCGGAAAGAACAGGGGCGAGAAATGCGGCCCTCTTTGGCATCGCTTGCTCTACCCACTCGCTAGCCAAGGAGCCAAATATCGCCAGCCCGGCGACAGCGGCCACGGACAAGAGCAAACCTATCGAAAACGCCAACGTTGGCCATATCGTGAGCTGAAGCATTATGGCGACTGCCAGCGCACCAAGGCAATCTTCTCGCCGCTGGGCCAGCGCCGCAAGCGCGGCAATCGCCCCCATGATCAGCGATCGTACCGCCGAGACCTGCGCGCCACTAAGCGCGACATAGCCGCCGCAAGCGATCACCACGATCAAAACCCGTATTTTCCTCGGCACTTTCAGTACAATAAGGGTGGCTCCCAGAAGGTATGCGACTATCACCAGGTGTCCGCCGGATACCGCTATCAGATGCGACAGTCCGCATATCCTGAAATCTTCCTCGACTGCACTGCCCCTTAGGCGGGACATCTCGCCGATAAGCATGCCTTCGAGAAGAATCGAGCCATCTCCCGGGATACTTCGCAACCTTTCAGAGAGACGCTGGCGTGCCGAGGCGGCCATGCCAACTGGTGTTGCCGAGAACGGACCCATCTTTGCGTCGATGACCTTCAGGCTGAATGCCTCCCCTCTCCTGTGCGCGCGCCTAGCGACAAACTCACTGGTAGCTCTCTCGCCCACAGAGCCGCGCACAACAACCAGCTGCCCCGCACGCGGTATGGCGAGATCCTTTGGCCAAAACGCGCCAACGTTCGTGGCCCTTCGGTCAGGACCCGTCAACCGCAACCGCACAAGCGCGCCTCGCTCGGTCAGAACCGGATCCTCTGTTACCAGCCCGGACTCGTGAATGCTTGTACCCGGTTCATGGGCAAGCGTTGTAGCCCTGATGCTGCTCCAATAAAGACAGCCGCAAAGCAATCCGGCCATAAATCCGCAGATAGCAATCGGCCAGAGAGCGTGTGTTGCGCGCCTTCTTGCCACCAGCAACACCATCACTAATATTCCAACTGCCCCAAGCGCGAGCAGATGCGTCTTCTGCAAATCATCGAGCCAGCGTGCCCATGCGAGTGACTCTGCCGCAACTACACCGAGCCACAGTGAAAGTGCCGTCCACATGACCGGTGGTAAAGTTGGCCGCATGGCACCCTTCTCGACCCAAAGATGAGCTATGGATGCCTCGTTGATCAAATCAGTTGACTGTTACCAAGTCGGCCAACGCCTCGAATTTTTTCTCCCCGATGCCAGACACCCGTTTTAAATCCTCTGGCGCAGAAAAGGGTCCGTTTTTCTCCCTGTCGGCGATGATTCGTTGCGCAGTCGCGGGACCAACTCCGGGCAAGGTATCAAGCAGCTCCGCGTCAGCCGAATTCAGGTCAACAAGAGCGTTTGCCGGCTGCTGTGCCTGAGGAACTCCAACTTGCCCTGCCAGGTCTCCGGATTTCACCTCATCGGAGGTGGGGACATATATCTGCTCGCCGTCAGTAATGACTCGCGCAAGATTCAAGGCGTCTTGCGCCGCACTACCGAGAAAACCCCCCGCGGCGTTGATCGCACCCTGAACCCTGCTGCCCGACGGCAGATAAACAACCCCGGGGCGCATAACTGCGCCGGCAACGTGTATAACCAGCGTCTCCTCGGCAGATGGCGTGGAATGCAGTGATGGGCGATCGGAGCCGGCCTCCTTCGAGTCGGATGCCACTTCATGGGTTTGCGATATCGAAAAACCCATTTGATCCTGCCCGGCTGCCTGCGGCCACCATCTGTACAGCGCAAGCGCGGCAATAACCACACAAAGAAGTGCGACTGTGATGACAACGCTTCTTCGAGCGCCTCCCAAACCCGCTCGCACGATCAGCTCATCGAACCTTGATTTGCCGATGGAAGAAGACACTTTTTTCACCTCCGTTGACGTGAACGCATCAGCGGAGGGGACCTGGATGCTTTACTTGGCCAGATACCAGAAAAGCATATCCGTCAAACTAGTCTCTATCCGAGCCTTAAACCAAAGTTATCTTCATGCGGCTCTAGCTTGCGACAACCACACTGACAAGCTTGCTGGGAACAACGACGACCTTGCGAATCTCGGCATCTTTTGTCCACTCCGAGACGGCATCTAGCGCAGCCTCCACAATTGAAGGCTCGGCTGTGTCGATTGCGACCACAATCCTGCCACGGACCTTGCCGTTGACCTGGACTACCATCTCGATCTCATCGGGAATCACCGCAGCGGCATCAAATACAGGCCACTGAGTGAGGTGTACCGAGTCGCTCTCGCCAAGCACCTCTTGCCACAACTCCTCGGCGATGTGCGGGGCAAAGGGTGCCAGAAGCCGAGTCAGATCACAAGCGACCTTGCGCTGAAGACTGACATCACGCTCATGGGGCAAAGTAGCGTTTGTATACTCGTAGGCCGCGTTGGTTAGCTCCATCATTGCGGCTATCGCGGTGTTGAGCTGGAATCGCGCCAGATCGTCGGTCACCTTCTTTATGACCTCGTGGGTTTTTCTGTACAGGGCCTGCCCGGCCACATCCTGAGGGATGCCGTCGAGGCTGGTCGATCCAGAGGTACCCTGAAGCGTGCTAACAAAACGCCAGACCCGGCCGAGCCAACGATAGGTCCCCTCCAGACCCTCGTATGACCACTCAAGATCCTTGTCGGGCGGGGCCATAAAAAGAATGTAGAGACGCAGTGTGTCCGCGCCGTACTTTTCGATTATCTCCTCAGGCGCCACAACGTTGCCTTTGGACTTGGACATCGTCTCGCCGTCCTTCTTGACCATTCCCTGGGTCAAGAGGTTCGTAAAGGGCTCGGAGAATTCGATCAACCCCATATCACGAAAGACTTTCGTGAAAAAGCGTGAATAGAGCAGGTGCAAAATCGCGTGCTCGATACCGCCGATGTATTGGTCGACCGGCATCCAGTGATTCGCCTTGCTCTTTTCCCAAATGGCATCGTCGTTTCGCGGATCGCAATAGCGCAGGTAATACCATGATGAGCAGGTGAACGTATCCATGGTGTCAGTTTCTCTGCGGGCGGAAGCGCCGCACTTCGGGCAGGTGGTCTGATAGAAGCCCGGATGATCAGCGAGTGTCTGGCCACGAGTGATGTCGACATCCCCCGGCAGCCTGACAGGAAGCTCTTCGGCGGGAACCGGAACCAAACCGCACGCATCACAATGTATCGCCGGTATGGGATTGCCCCAATAACGCTGCCGGCTGATGAGCCAATCACGCAAACGGAAGTTCACCGATTTCCTGCCGAGGCCACGAGACTCAAGCCACTCAATGACTCGCATCACGCCTTGGCCGCCCTTGGAGGTCGCAACGCCTGTAAACTCTTTGGACTGAACCATGATCCCGGGTCCGTCGTACGCACACTCCCAGTCGACATCGTCCACTACTCGCTCATAAGCATCGCGAAGCCGTTCGTAGAGCGGATCATCCTCATGGACAACAACGGGCGGGATAGGCAGTCCGTACTTGCGAGCGAACTCAAAATCTCGCTGGTCGCCACAGGGAACAGCCATGACAGCGCCGGTCCCGTACTCGAGCAGCACATAGTCGGCGACCCAGACGGGCACCTTCTCGGCATTGACCGGATTGATGACGTAGCGGCCGGTAAACGCGCCTCTCTTCTCGCGATCGCCGGAGGATCTCTCTACAGCGGTCTGCCGAGACGCCGCCTCAACTACGGCCATAACCTCCTCGGCAGATGGAGTGCCATGGACGAACTCGTGGACGAGCGGGTGCTCGGGAGCGAGCAGGAAGAATGTGCAACCGAACAAAGTGTCGGGCCTGGTGGTAAACACGGTGATCTTTTCTTCGGTAGGCTCGCCGGCCGCGTCACAGATTGTGAAATCCACCTCGGCACCCTCGGAGCGTCCGATCCAGTTGGCTTGCATCGTTTTGACCCGCTCAGGCCAACCGGACAAGCTCTCCAAATCATCGAGCAGCTCTTGAGCATAGTGAGTTATCTTCAGGTACCACTGCTCGAGATCCCGTTTGATGACAATGCTCTTACAGCGCCAGCATTCGCCATCGCCTATTACCTGTTCATTGGCTAAGACGGTTGCGCAACTGGGGCACCAGTTAACTGGCGAGAGCCTTCGCTCGACCAGATCCCGCTCCCACATTTTCAGGAAGATCCATTGCCCCCAGCGATAATAATCTTCGTCGCAAGTAACAACGCTGCGATTCCAGTCATAACTAAAGCCCATTCGCTCAAAGCTGCTTTTTTGCTTTTCGATATTGGTATACGTCCAAGTTGCGGGATGTGTATTCCCTTTGATGGCGGCGTTCTCGGCGGGCAAGCCAAAAGCGTCCCAGCCCATAGGGTGCAAAACGTTGTAGCCCTTCATTTTTAGATAGCGGGCCACCACATCGCCGATAGTGTAATTCCTGACATGCCCCATGTGGATGTCTCCCGAAGGGTATGGAAACATCTCCAGAACGTAATACTTTGGCCTGGAGGCATCTTCACCCACGGCATATAGATTGGAGCTTCTCCATGCATCCTGCCACTTGCCCTCTATTTGCTGCGGCTCAAAATCGCGAATCACATGCGCCTCCAATGCCAGAAAATGTCCTTACGAATTCTAGACGAGGAATGCCGATATCGAAATGCCGAGAGCGAAAGCAAGCTTATTGAGAAGCCAACCACTCGCCCAGGCCGCGATATATTGAACGGGCAACAGCGTCGGACCACCTCGGGTCGGCGAGCAAAGCCGCGTCACTTGTCACCGCTTGCGAACCAAGCGCGATTCGCACCGCAGGAACAGGCAGCGCGGTTGTCACCGCATCCCCCACAGTCTCACTTGATCGGGCGGCCTTCTCATCCTGAGCAAATGAACCGGATAGCGCACGGGTCAAACTGAGCGCCTGATCGTAGGTTTGCGGCGCCGATATCCTGTTCACGGTCCGAATATCGATTCCGGGCCGCTGCGGATCGTTTACTACATCGATTCCCACGACGGCCGACACCGTGCCTGTTACCAGTGCGGAGCGAGCAGCCAGCGATATATCTTCGCTCGTGACCGAACGCGTGATGATGACCCGTGCGCCAGCCGCCTCAAACAGGGAGCGCAGCCTTCTTGCCACTTCAAGCGGCGGGTCGACCGGCGGATCGGCATTCGCCGCATCCTGCTCTCCTTCGGCCACCAAAGCCCGCACAGGCGCAGGATCCAAAACCACGATCTTGCCGGAGAGCTCGAGAGGAACCAACGCAGGAATGTCTTCGGGTGCTGTCGCCACAAACACTCGCACGATATCTCCAGTGCGAACGGTCGCCCCCGGGGAAGGGTTCGTGGATACGACAGTTCCCATCGGCTGATCCGAGACCGCGCTATCCTCGGTAAGCACAAGACCGCGGCCTTCGAGCCTTGATCTAGCCACAAGGATCGAGTACCCCATAACGTCCGGCAAAATGAACTCTTCTATACCCGCCGAGACGCGCAGGGTCACAACTTCACCCTGGCCGAGCGTTGCCCCAGGCGCGGGTTCCTGCT
Proteins encoded in this window:
- a CDS encoding DNA internalization-related competence protein ComEC/Rec2: MRPTLPPVMWTALSLWLGVVAAESLAWARWLDDLQKTHLLALGAVGILVMVLLVARRRATHALWPIAICGFMAGLLCGCLYWSSIRATTLAHEPGTSIHESGLVTEDPVLTERGALVRLRLTGPDRRATNVGAFWPKDLAIPRAGQLVVVRGSVGERATSEFVARRAHRRGEAFSLKVIDAKMGPFSATPVGMAASARQRLSERLRSIPGDGSILLEGMLIGEMSRLRGSAVEEDFRICGLSHLIAVSGGHLVIVAYLLGATLIVLKVPRKIRVLIVVIACGGYVALSGAQVSAVRSLIMGAIAALAALAQRREDCLGALAVAIMLQLTIWPTLAFSIGLLLSVAAVAGLAIFGSLASEWVEQAMPKRAAFLAPVLSATIVAQAATSPISVSVFNMLSVIGPIANILALPLVSVSLALGMPAAFVYLFWPRAGTFLLELSTVAASASAELASWLSRLPYAAIPLAGSGITLAGFTVASGIAIWVIWPRPVKRSRAVFVGVIAVVVVTSIALGPVSPGRCTAIALDVGQGDAILLKSGQAKVLIDTGAYPHVLREAIARHGVRRLDSVLITHDHHDHTGGLEGIAGVVRIDSLMIPDTANKDDFAEVRGIAKRLGIGVLEVSKGDTFRAGKIEGDVLWPPVDWRGDDINDSSLIVRIDNSRHSMLLTGDAETGPLGRLLREGYLEPVCVLKVPHHGSADGLSEEILAALNPRASVISVAHDNDYGHPADSTLGLLQKAGSRVFRTDRDAEIRICLDSGRVEH
- the leuS gene encoding leucine--tRNA ligase gives rise to the protein MRDFEPQQIEGKWQDAWRSSNLYAVGEDASRPKYYVLEMFPYPSGDIHMGHVRNYTIGDVVARYLKMKGYNVLHPMGWDAFGLPAENAAIKGNTHPATWTYTNIEKQKSSFERMGFSYDWNRSVVTCDEDYYRWGQWIFLKMWERDLVERRLSPVNWCPSCATVLANEQVIGDGECWRCKSIVIKRDLEQWYLKITHYAQELLDDLESLSGWPERVKTMQANWIGRSEGAEVDFTICDAAGEPTEEKITVFTTRPDTLFGCTFFLLAPEHPLVHEFVHGTPSAEEVMAVVEAASRQTAVERSSGDREKRGAFTGRYVINPVNAEKVPVWVADYVLLEYGTGAVMAVPCGDQRDFEFARKYGLPIPPVVVHEDDPLYERLRDAYERVVDDVDWECAYDGPGIMVQSKEFTGVATSKGGQGVMRVIEWLESRGLGRKSVNFRLRDWLISRQRYWGNPIPAIHCDACGLVPVPAEELPVRLPGDVDITRGQTLADHPGFYQTTCPKCGASARRETDTMDTFTCSSWYYLRYCDPRNDDAIWEKSKANHWMPVDQYIGGIEHAILHLLYSRFFTKVFRDMGLIEFSEPFTNLLTQGMVKKDGETMSKSKGNVVAPEEIIEKYGADTLRLYILFMAPPDKDLEWSYEGLEGTYRWLGRVWRFVSTLQGTSGSTSLDGIPQDVAGQALYRKTHEVIKKVTDDLARFQLNTAIAAMMELTNAAYEYTNATLPHERDVSLQRKVACDLTRLLAPFAPHIAEELWQEVLGESDSVHLTQWPVFDAAAVIPDEIEMVVQVNGKVRGRIVVAIDTAEPSIVEAALDAVSEWTKDAEIRKVVVVPSKLVSVVVAS
- a CDS encoding PASTA domain-containing protein is translated as MIDRDRPKRPPFVPRVVYVVAGLAVLLPILVASALLLNTRLALTEVPELVGVQESEAEARLNLAGLEILVVDRVFDPSPAGTVLEQEPAPGATLGQGEVVTLRVSAGIEEFILPDVMGYSILVARSRLEGRGLVLTEDSAVSDQPMGTVVSTNPSPGATVRTGDIVRVFVATAPEDIPALVPLELSGKIVVLDPAPVRALVAEGEQDAANADPPVDPPLEVARRLRSLFEAAGARVIITRSVTSEDISLAARSALVTGTVSAVVGIDVVNDPQRPGIDIRTVNRISAPQTYDQALSLTRALSGSFAQDEKAARSSETVGDAVTTALPVPAVRIALGSQAVTSDAALLADPRWSDAVARSIYRGLGEWLASQ
- a CDS encoding ComEA family DNA-binding protein, which produces MGKSRFDELIVRAGLGGARRSVVITVALLCVVIAALALYRWWPQAAGQDQMGFSISQTHEVASDSKEAGSDRPSLHSTPSAEETLVIHVAGAVMRPGVVYLPSGSRVQGAINAAGGFLGSAAQDALNLARVITDGEQIYVPTSDEVKSGDLAGQVGVPQAQQPANALVDLNSADAELLDTLPGVGPATAQRIIADREKNGPFSAPEDLKRVSGIGEKKFEALADLVTVN